A stretch of the Rhinoderma darwinii isolate aRhiDar2 chromosome 3, aRhiDar2.hap1, whole genome shotgun sequence genome encodes the following:
- the LOC142750634 gene encoding olfactory receptor 11L1-like, producing the protein MQENNLTDIVEFFLLGFQGDPPLRVFLFCLLFVLFCLTVCGNLLIITLVSTSKNLHTPMYFFISQLSINDIFLSAVIVPNLFHIQLNNGGTITFIGCMTQFLFFASFEMFECLLLTVMSYDRYVAICNPLRYTSIMTSGHCVRLAAISWLVVFSCAFSDTLTVSRLKFCGPNIIDHLFCDLLPLREISCSDTFPIKLQMYLQSIPLLIIPVTLIVISYVNIVRAILRIPSDISRQKAFSTCSSHLIVVFIYFLTLFSVYVLPTSEQSSDVNKILSLLYAIFTPLFNPIIYSLRNKDIKKAVQQNIQKYV; encoded by the coding sequence ATGCAGGAGAACAATTTGACTGATATCGTAGAATTTTTCCTCTTGGGTTTTCAAGGTGACCCACCACTTAGAGTTTTCCTCTTCTGTCTGCtttttgtgttattttgcctCACGGTATGTGGGAATCTCCTGATCATCACTCTGGTGTCCACCAGCAAGAACCTCCACACTCCAATGTACTTCTTCATCTCACAACTGTCCATCAATGACATTTTTCTGTCAGCTGTTATTGTCCCCAACTTGTTTCACATTCAACTGAATAATGGGGGGACCATCACTTTTATTGGCTGCATgactcagtttttattttttgcctccTTTGAAATGTTTGAatgtcttctcctcacagtgatgtcttatgacagatatgtggccatctgTAATCCCCTCCGTTACACCTCTATCATGACAAGCGGACATTGTGTGAGATTGGCCGCCATATCCTGGTTGGTCGTTTTTTCCTGTGCATTTAGTGACACCCTAACAGTATCAAGGCTAAAGTTCTGTGGACCAAATATCATCGACCATTTGTTCTGTGATCTTCTTCCCTTACGGGAAATTTCCTGTTCTGATACATTTCCTATAAAACTACAAATGTATCTACAAAGTATTCCTTTATTGATTATTCCCGTCACACTTATTGTTATCTCTTATGTTAACATTGTCCGTGCTATCTTACGGATCCCATCTGATATCAGTAGacagaaagccttctccacctgtagctcccacctcatTGTGGTCTTTATCTATTTCTTGACTCTCTTCAGTGTTTATGTTCTTCCAACAAGTGAACAATCATCGGATGTGAATAAAATCCTATCCTTGCTGTACGCTATATTTACTCCT